TAAATGAAATTTTAGATTTTGCACAAAGAATTATTGAAGATCCAGAAAAATATGCTCACATCTGTGATGGTAAAATATTAGCCACTCTTTTTTATGAGCCAAGCACAAGAACTAGATTAAGCTTTGAAGCTGCTATGCTAAGACTTGGTGGTAAAGTATTAGGATTCTCAGAGGCTAAATCTAGCTCAGCTGCAAAGGGTGAAAGTGTTGCAGACACTATAAGAACCATTGAATGCTATGCAGACATAGCAGCTATGAGACATCCAAAAGAGGGCGCACCTAAAATCGCATCTATGCATTCACAAATGCCAGTTATCAATGCTGGAGACGGTGGACATCAACATCCAACTCAAACATTAACAGATTTACTTACTATACGCTCTTTAAAAGGAGAACTTTCAAATTTAACTATAGGTTTATGTGGAGATTTAAAATTTGGAAGAACTGTACATTCACTAATTAAAGCCATGTCAAGATATAAAAATAATAAATTCATACTTATTTCACCAAAAGAGTTAAGAATACCAGATTATATTAGGGAAGAAGTTCTTAAGAAGAATAATCTAGAATTTAAAGAAGTTGAAAGAATAGAAGATGTTATAGAGGAAGTAGACATACTATACATGACTAGGGTACAACGAGAGAGATTCTTTAATGAAGAAGAGTACATAAGATTAAAAGATTGTTACGTACTAGATGTAGCCAAAATGAAAGATGCAAAGAAGAATATGATAGTTATGCATCCATTACCAAGAGTAAATGAAATTTCACAGGAAGTAGATAAGGATTCTAGGGCAGCATATTTTAAACAAGCTAAGTATGGTATGTTTGTTAGAATGGCTTTAATTGCAAAACTTTTGGGGGTGGATAAATAATGTTAGCTATAAATCCAATTAAAAGAGGAATAGTAATTGACCATATAAAAGCAGGACTAGGTATGAAAATATTTTATTATCTAGGCCTTGATAAGGTAGAGTTTCCGGTAGCCTTAATTATGAATGTGCATAGTGGAAAAAATGTTAGGAAAGACATTATAAAAATAGAAAATAGGTTAGATGTAGATTTAGCTGCTCTAGGCTTTATAGACCCAGGTATTACTATTGACTTAATTGAGGATGAAAAAGTTGTAGAGAAAGTAAAGCCTCAGTTACCAAATGAAATTGAGAATGTAATTAAGTGCAATAATCCAAGATGTATAACTTCTGTAGAACAAGAAATATCTCATAAGTTTTATTTAGTAGATAGAGAAAATGGAACCTATAGATGTGAATATTGCGATGAGGTATACAAGCTTTAAAAGTATAATACCCATGGCTAGAATTTAGAATAAATCGAGGTGAGCATGTATGGAACTATTAATCAAGAATGTGAAAATGGTAAGTGCAGAGGGGAATTTTGAGGGTGACCTTTATATAGAGGATGGAATCATAAAAGAAGTAGGCATAGGTTTAAAAAGAGACTGTGAGATAGTAGAAGGAAACGGAAATACATTAATGCCTTCTTTTGTAGATATGCATTGTCACTTTAGAGACCCAGGATATACATTTAAAGAGGACTTAGAAAGTGGTTCTAAAGCAGCTGTTAGAGGTGGATACACTCAGGTTAACTTAATGGCAAACACAAACCCAATTTGCAGTGACATGGACACCTTTAACTATGTAATAGAAAAGGGCAGGAAATTAAATATAACAGATATAAATCAAATAGTATCAGCCACAAAAGATATGAGTGGACAAAGTATAGATCACTTAGAGCATTTAACAGAAGAGGTTAAGTTCATATCTGATGATGGAGTAGGAGTAAATTCAGATAAGATTATGTATGATGTAATGATGAAAGCTAATGAAAAAAATCTTACATTAATATCTCATGCAGAAACTCTTACATTTTCGAATATAGATATGAGGCTTGCGGAAAATATGATGACTTTTAGAGATATAGCACTATGTGAACATACAAAGGCAAAGGTTCATATGGCACATGTAAGCACTAAGGAATGTATAGATGCTATAATAAGTGCTAAAAAAAGAGGGGCAAATTTAACCTGTGAGGTAACTCCACATCATTTAGTTTTAGCAAATAGTTCCTACAGAGTTAACCCTCCTATTAGGGAAGAATCTGATGTAAATTCTTTAATAGAAGCTATACAAAATGGATATGTAGATTGTATAGCAACCGATCACGCCCCACATAGAAAAGAAGATAAAGAAAAAGGTGCACCAGGAATATCTGGTATAGAAACATCATTTTCATTATGTTATACAAAGCTAGTTAGAGGAGGGCATATAAGTTTAAATAAATTATCAGAACTTATGAGTAAAAATCCTTCTAACATAATGAAATTAAAATCAGGAGAGATAAAACCTGGCTTAAAAGCTAACCTAGTT
The nucleotide sequence above comes from Hathewaya histolytica. Encoded proteins:
- the pyrB gene encoding aspartate carbamoyltransferase encodes the protein MLKGRHLIDPMDFTVEELNEILDFAQRIIEDPEKYAHICDGKILATLFYEPSTRTRLSFEAAMLRLGGKVLGFSEAKSSSAAKGESVADTIRTIECYADIAAMRHPKEGAPKIASMHSQMPVINAGDGGHQHPTQTLTDLLTIRSLKGELSNLTIGLCGDLKFGRTVHSLIKAMSRYKNNKFILISPKELRIPDYIREEVLKKNNLEFKEVERIEDVIEEVDILYMTRVQRERFFNEEEYIRLKDCYVLDVAKMKDAKKNMIVMHPLPRVNEISQEVDKDSRAAYFKQAKYGMFVRMALIAKLLGVDK
- a CDS encoding aspartate carbamoyltransferase regulatory subunit; protein product: MLAINPIKRGIVIDHIKAGLGMKIFYYLGLDKVEFPVALIMNVHSGKNVRKDIIKIENRLDVDLAALGFIDPGITIDLIEDEKVVEKVKPQLPNEIENVIKCNNPRCITSVEQEISHKFYLVDRENGTYRCEYCDEVYKL
- a CDS encoding dihydroorotase; the protein is MELLIKNVKMVSAEGNFEGDLYIEDGIIKEVGIGLKRDCEIVEGNGNTLMPSFVDMHCHFRDPGYTFKEDLESGSKAAVRGGYTQVNLMANTNPICSDMDTFNYVIEKGRKLNITDINQIVSATKDMSGQSIDHLEHLTEEVKFISDDGVGVNSDKIMYDVMMKANEKNLTLISHAETLTFSNIDMRLAENMMTFRDIALCEHTKAKVHMAHVSTKECIDAIISAKKRGANLTCEVTPHHLVLANSSYRVNPPIREESDVNSLIEAIQNGYVDCIATDHAPHRKEDKEKGAPGISGIETSFSLCYTKLVRGGHISLNKLSELMSKNPSNIMKLKSGEIKPGLKANLVLIDIDKKYIIDSKEFYSKGKNTPFDGVEVYGDVLMTIKDGEIKYIK